One window from the genome of Nocardioides panaciterrulae encodes:
- a CDS encoding GNAT family N-acetyltransferase — translation MTGIELRACGPTDEATLRDWWAVGRAASVERPFDAWPSWEAIRKKFATQRHDGHAVRLAALLDGRVAGASSLWCFDLDNTHLAQIEIWVHPDARRRGVGSALLADAEARVRREGRTTMVATAFAPVGAESPGSLFAGARGYAVASHEQTKLVDLRRAPAGWAALDEQVAAALGHYRVVVAEEAVPEQYVGDFCGLLSAFLGEVPTGDLDLTPVSWSRRRVRDTEERFRREGIVNVYGLAVAPDGHLCGFSDLRVSREDPRHATVGGTLVLPGHRGHRLGLAMKLGTHRRVVELFPGCERAETGNAGVNAAMNAVNEQLGYRVVERALDLQKRL, via the coding sequence GTGACCGGGATCGAGCTGCGGGCCTGCGGGCCGACCGACGAGGCGACGCTGCGCGACTGGTGGGCGGTGGGCCGGGCGGCGAGCGTGGAGCGGCCCTTCGACGCCTGGCCGAGCTGGGAGGCGATCCGCAAGAAGTTCGCGACGCAGCGCCACGACGGCCACGCCGTACGACTCGCCGCGCTGCTCGACGGCCGGGTGGCCGGCGCCTCCAGCCTGTGGTGCTTCGACCTCGACAACACCCACCTCGCCCAGATCGAGATCTGGGTCCATCCCGACGCGCGCCGGCGCGGGGTCGGCTCCGCGCTGCTCGCGGACGCCGAGGCCCGGGTCCGCCGCGAGGGACGCACCACCATGGTGGCCACCGCGTTCGCGCCGGTCGGCGCCGAGAGCCCGGGGTCGCTGTTCGCGGGCGCGCGCGGCTACGCGGTCGCCAGCCACGAGCAGACCAAGCTGGTCGACCTGCGGAGGGCGCCGGCCGGCTGGGCTGCGCTGGACGAGCAGGTCGCGGCCGCGCTCGGCCACTACCGGGTCGTGGTCGCCGAGGAGGCCGTGCCCGAGCAGTACGTCGGGGACTTCTGCGGGCTGCTCTCGGCGTTCCTGGGCGAGGTACCCACCGGGGACCTGGACCTGACGCCGGTCAGCTGGTCGCGCCGGCGGGTCAGGGACACCGAGGAGCGGTTCCGTCGCGAGGGGATCGTCAACGTCTACGGGCTGGCGGTGGCGCCGGACGGCCACCTGTGCGGCTTCTCCGACCTCCGCGTGTCGCGCGAGGACCCGCGCCACGCCACCGTCGGGGGGACCCTGGTGCTGCCCGGCCACCGCGGCCACCGGCTCGGCCTGGCGATGAAGCTCGGCACGCACCGGCGGGTGGTCGAGCTGTTCCCGGGCTGCGAGCGCGCCGAGACGGGCAACGCGGGGGTCAACGCCGCGATGAACGCGGTCAACGAGCAGCTGGGCTACCGGGTCGTCGAGCGCGCGCTCGACCTGCAGAAGCGGCTGTGA
- the coaA gene encoding type I pantothenate kinase: MSGNGGHHHGSEDLGRETSPYIELDRSAWAALAQETESPLTADEVRRLRGLGDQLDLEEVEEVYLPLSRLLSLYVESAGRLHRQQEDFLHRRVPPRTPFVIGLAGSVAVGKSTTARVLQQMLAHWPEHPNVALVTTDGFLYPNAELERRGLLQRKGFPESYDRRALLRFVVDIKSGKDEVEAPTYSHLVYDVVPDQKVVINRPDIVIIEGLNVLQPARTRDDGRTGLTLSDFFDFSVYVDAGTGHIRSWYVDRFLRLRETAFRDPGSYFSKYAGLTEEEAVAEAERIWDTINGPNLSQNILPTRSRATLVLRKDRDHSVRYVRVRKL, translated from the coding sequence ATGTCTGGCAACGGTGGGCACCACCACGGCTCCGAGGACCTGGGCCGCGAGACCTCGCCGTACATCGAGCTGGACCGCTCGGCGTGGGCGGCGCTCGCCCAGGAGACCGAGAGCCCGCTGACCGCCGACGAGGTCCGGCGGCTGCGCGGCCTCGGCGACCAGCTCGACCTCGAGGAGGTCGAGGAGGTCTACCTGCCGCTCTCCCGCCTGCTCAGCCTGTACGTCGAGTCCGCGGGCCGGCTGCACCGCCAGCAGGAGGACTTCCTGCACCGCCGGGTCCCGCCGCGCACCCCGTTCGTGATCGGCCTGGCCGGCTCGGTGGCCGTGGGCAAGTCGACCACCGCGCGCGTGCTGCAACAGATGCTCGCCCACTGGCCCGAGCACCCCAACGTCGCGCTGGTGACCACCGACGGCTTCCTCTACCCCAACGCCGAGCTGGAGCGCCGGGGGCTGCTGCAGCGCAAGGGCTTCCCGGAGTCCTACGACCGCCGCGCGCTGCTGCGGTTCGTCGTGGACATCAAGTCCGGCAAGGACGAGGTCGAGGCCCCGACGTACTCCCACCTCGTCTACGACGTGGTCCCCGACCAGAAGGTCGTGATCAACCGGCCGGACATCGTCATCATCGAGGGCCTCAACGTGCTGCAGCCCGCGCGGACCCGCGACGACGGCCGCACCGGGCTGACGCTGAGCGACTTCTTCGACTTCAGCGTGTACGTCGACGCCGGCACCGGCCACATCCGCAGCTGGTACGTCGACCGCTTCCTGCGGCTGCGGGAGACCGCGTTCCGCGACCCGGGGTCGTACTTCTCCAAGTACGCCGGGCTCACCGAGGAGGAGGCCGTCGCGGAGGCGGAGCGGATCTGGGACACCATCAACGGGCCCAACCTGAGCCAGAACATCCTGCCCACCCGGTCTCGCGCCACGCTGGTGCTGCGCAAGGACCGCGACCACTCGGTGCGCTACGTCCGGGTCCGCAAGCTGTGA